Proteins encoded together in one Mycobacterium noviomagense window:
- a CDS encoding acyl-CoA carboxylase subunit beta codes for MTSATDHHAEPAAEHTVDIHTTVGKLAELRKRLDETLHPVGVEAVDKVHAKGKLTARERIYALLDEGSFVELDALARHRSTNFGLDAKRPLGDGVVTGYGTIDGRDVCIFSQDATVFGGSLGEVYGEKIVKVQELAIKTGRPLIGINDGAGARIQEGVVSLGLYSRIFRNNILASGVIPQISLIMGAAAGGHVYSPALTDFVVMVDQTSQMFITGPDVIKTVTGEDVTMEELGGAHTHMAKSGTAHYVASGEQDAFDWVRELLSYLPPNNYADPPRYAVPIPEGATEDNLTAEDLELDTLIPDSANQPYDMHEVITRILDDDEFLEIQNGYAQNIVVGFGRIDGRPVGIVANQPTQFAGCLDINASEKAARFVRTCDCFNIPIVMLVDVPGYLPGTNQEYNGIIRRGAKLLYAYGEATVPKITVITRKAYGGAYCVMGSKDMGADVAVAWPTAQIAVMGASGAVGFVYRQQLAEAAKNGEDVDALRLKLQQDYEDTLVNPYIAAERGYVDAVIAPSHTRGYVATALRLLERKIAQLPPKKHGNIPL; via the coding sequence ATGACGAGCGCTACCGATCACCACGCCGAACCCGCTGCCGAGCACACCGTCGACATCCACACCACGGTCGGCAAGCTGGCTGAACTGCGCAAGCGCCTCGACGAGACGCTGCACCCCGTCGGCGTCGAGGCCGTCGACAAGGTGCACGCCAAGGGCAAGCTGACCGCCCGCGAGCGCATCTACGCGCTGTTGGACGAGGGGTCGTTCGTCGAGCTCGACGCCTTGGCCCGGCACCGCAGCACGAACTTCGGGCTGGACGCCAAGCGTCCGCTCGGCGACGGTGTGGTCACCGGCTACGGCACCATCGACGGCCGCGACGTGTGCATCTTCAGCCAGGACGCCACCGTGTTCGGCGGCAGCCTCGGCGAGGTCTACGGCGAAAAGATCGTCAAGGTGCAAGAGCTGGCGATCAAGACCGGGCGGCCGCTGATCGGCATTAACGACGGGGCCGGCGCGCGCATCCAGGAAGGCGTGGTCTCGCTTGGCTTGTACAGCCGGATTTTTCGCAACAACATCCTGGCCTCCGGCGTGATCCCGCAGATCTCGCTGATCATGGGCGCCGCGGCGGGTGGCCACGTCTACTCCCCCGCCCTGACCGACTTCGTGGTGATGGTCGACCAGACCAGCCAGATGTTCATCACCGGCCCGGACGTGATCAAGACGGTCACCGGCGAGGACGTGACCATGGAGGAGTTGGGCGGCGCCCACACGCACATGGCCAAGTCAGGGACGGCGCACTACGTCGCGTCCGGCGAGCAGGACGCGTTCGACTGGGTTCGTGAACTGTTGAGCTACCTGCCGCCCAACAACTACGCCGATCCGCCGCGCTACGCCGTGCCGATTCCCGAGGGCGCCACCGAGGACAACCTCACCGCAGAGGACCTCGAACTCGACACGCTGATTCCGGATTCAGCGAACCAGCCCTACGACATGCATGAGGTGATCACCCGCATCCTCGACGACGATGAGTTCCTCGAAATCCAGAACGGTTATGCCCAGAACATCGTCGTCGGGTTCGGTCGCATCGACGGCCGCCCGGTGGGCATCGTCGCCAACCAGCCCACCCAATTCGCCGGCTGCCTGGACATCAACGCGTCGGAGAAGGCCGCCCGCTTCGTGCGGACCTGCGACTGCTTCAACATCCCGATCGTCATGCTGGTCGACGTGCCAGGTTACTTGCCGGGCACTAATCAGGAATACAACGGCATCATCCGTCGCGGCGCCAAGCTGCTCTACGCCTACGGCGAAGCCACCGTGCCCAAGATCACCGTGATCACCCGCAAGGCCTACGGCGGTGCCTACTGCGTGATGGGGTCCAAAGACATGGGCGCCGACGTCGCGGTGGCCTGGCCGACGGCGCAGATCGCTGTGATGGGCGCCTCCGGCGCAGTCGGATTCGTCTATCGCCAGCAGCTCGCCGAGGCAGCCAAGAACGGTGAGGACGTCGACGCGCTGCGGTTGAAGCTGCAGCAGGACTACGAGGACACCTTGGTCAACCCCTATATCGCGGCCGAGCGCGGCTACGTCGACGCGGTTATCGCGCCGTCGCACACCCGCGGCTACGTCGCGACCGCCCTGCGGCTGCTGGAACGCAAGATCGCCCAGCTGCCGCCCAAGAAGCACGGGAACATACCGCTATGA
- a CDS encoding biotin--[acetyl-CoA-carboxylase] ligase — protein MPRPPLDAAAVRDGLVGPGLPWRQLDVVEETGSTNADLLARVAAGEDIDGCVLLAEYQNAGRGRHGRHWLAPPRAQIAMSVGVNGASVARSAWGWLPLATGLAVVDALAAVADVTAGVKWPNDVLVNDGKLAGILTEVGGAGPVIVIGLGLNVTLTADEAPDPAATSLAMLGSSMTDRNTLAHRILRELAGRIDAWRTAAGADPALLADYQRHSLTLGRRVKATLPGDREVLGIAQAVDEMGRLLVDTGGQTVAISAGDITHLRAAH, from the coding sequence ATGCCCCGCCCGCCATTGGATGCCGCAGCCGTGCGCGACGGCTTGGTCGGGCCGGGGCTGCCGTGGCGTCAGCTCGACGTCGTCGAGGAAACCGGTTCTACCAATGCCGATCTGCTGGCCCGCGTGGCGGCCGGCGAAGACATCGACGGGTGTGTGCTGCTCGCCGAATACCAGAACGCCGGCCGTGGCCGTCATGGCCGGCACTGGTTGGCACCGCCCCGCGCGCAGATCGCGATGTCGGTCGGCGTGAACGGCGCCTCGGTCGCCCGATCGGCGTGGGGCTGGCTGCCCCTGGCGACCGGGCTTGCGGTGGTCGACGCACTGGCCGCGGTGGCCGACGTCACGGCCGGCGTGAAATGGCCGAACGACGTGCTGGTCAACGACGGCAAGCTGGCCGGGATCCTGACCGAAGTCGGTGGCGCCGGGCCGGTGATCGTGATCGGGCTAGGGCTCAATGTGACCTTGACCGCCGACGAAGCACCGGATCCGGCCGCGACTTCGCTGGCGATGCTGGGGTCATCGATGACGGATCGAAACACGTTGGCGCACAGGATTCTTCGCGAGCTGGCTGGCCGTATCGATGCTTGGCGCACCGCGGCCGGCGCTGACCCGGCACTGCTCGCCGACTACCAGCGCCACAGCCTGACGCTAGGGCGCCGGGTCAAGGCCACGTTGCCCGGTGACCGTGAAGTGCTCGGCATCGCCCAAGCCGTCGACGAGATGGGCCGGCTGCTGGTCGACACCGGTGGACAGACCGTGGCGATATCGGCCGGCGACATCACCCACCTGCGGGCCGCGCACTGA
- a CDS encoding PH domain-containing protein → MRYPDNVLADGEQVVLHRHPHWKRLIGAVTVIILATGLASFVAGFINTKHWDPSAKNVIFAVIWAIWLVVVGWLTLWPFLAWLTTHFVITDRRVMYRHGVLTRSGIDIPLARINSVEFRHGIVDRMLRAGTLIIESASQEPLEFYDIPRVRQVHALLYHEVFDTLGSEESPS, encoded by the coding sequence ATGCGCTACCCCGACAACGTGCTGGCCGACGGCGAGCAGGTGGTTTTGCACCGCCATCCACACTGGAAGCGCCTGATCGGAGCGGTCACCGTGATCATCCTGGCGACCGGTCTGGCGTCCTTCGTCGCCGGATTCATCAACACCAAGCACTGGGATCCGAGCGCCAAGAACGTGATCTTCGCGGTCATCTGGGCGATCTGGCTTGTGGTCGTCGGGTGGCTGACGCTGTGGCCGTTCCTAGCTTGGCTGACAACGCATTTCGTCATCACCGACCGGCGGGTGATGTATCGGCACGGGGTGCTGACCCGCAGCGGAATCGACATCCCGCTCGCCCGGATCAACAGCGTGGAGTTCCGGCACGGCATCGTCGACCGGATGTTGCGCGCCGGCACGCTGATCATCGAATCGGCGTCACAAGAGCCGTTGGAGTTCTACGACATTCCGCGCGTACGGCAAGTGCACGCGCTGCTGTATCACGAGGTTTTCGACACACTCGGATCCGAAGAATCGCCCAGCTGA
- a CDS encoding GtrA family protein, with protein MSFADATIVRLPRVVRSYVERHHELIKFVIVGATTFVIDSATFYTLKLTILEPKPVTAKVIAGIVAVIASYILNREWSFRHRGGRERHHEALLFFAFSGVGVLLSMAPLWFSHYVLQVRVPTVSLTVENIADFISAYIIGNLLQMAFRFWAFRRWVFPDEFGRSSEKALESALTAGGIAEVFEDNIEEGGTVTLLRAWRSRRNRFAQLGDSSDPSVSKTS; from the coding sequence GTGTCCTTTGCCGATGCCACGATCGTGCGGTTGCCGCGGGTGGTCCGGTCCTACGTCGAACGCCATCACGAACTGATCAAGTTCGTCATCGTCGGGGCCACCACGTTCGTCATCGACTCGGCGACCTTCTACACGCTCAAGCTGACCATTCTGGAGCCCAAGCCGGTGACCGCCAAGGTCATCGCCGGCATCGTCGCGGTCATCGCGTCGTACATCCTCAACAGGGAGTGGAGCTTCCGGCATCGCGGCGGCCGGGAACGCCACCACGAGGCGCTGCTGTTCTTCGCGTTCAGCGGGGTGGGCGTGTTGCTGTCGATGGCGCCGCTGTGGTTCTCGCACTATGTCCTGCAGGTGCGGGTGCCGACGGTGTCGCTGACCGTGGAGAACATCGCCGACTTCATCTCCGCCTACATCATCGGCAACCTGCTGCAGATGGCCTTCAGGTTCTGGGCCTTCCGGCGCTGGGTGTTCCCCGACGAGTTCGGTCGTAGCTCGGAGAAGGCTCTGGAATCGGCGCTGACCGCCGGCGGGATCGCCGAAGTCTTCGAGGACAACATCGAAGAAGGCGGCACCGTCACGCTGCTGCGTGCGTGGCGGTCGCGCCGCAACCGGTTCGCTCAGCTGGGCGATTCTTCGGATCCGAGTGTGTCGAAAACCTCGTGA
- a CDS encoding 5-(carboxyamino)imidazole ribonucleotide synthase, with product MPGTPIAAPLVAMVGGGQLARMTHQAAIALGQTLRVLAAAPDDPAAQVSPDVVVGSHTDLDDLRRVAAGADVLTFDHEHVPNELLEKLVAEGVNVAPPPHALVHAQNKLVMRERLSALDAPVPRYASVDRLDDLDAIDAFAARVGGPIVVKAVRGGYDGRGVRMAGDLAQARGIAGEFLASGVSVLVEERVEMRRELAALVARSPFGQGAAWPVVQTVQRDGICVEVIAPAPELDDDLGAEAQHLALRLGAELGVVGVLAVELFETTDGRLLINELAMRPHNSGHWTMDGARTSQFEQHLRAVLDYPLGDTDATVPVTVMANVLGAAQTPTMTVDERLHHLFARMPEARVHLYGKGERPGRKIGHVNFLGSDPADVANLRERAALAAHWLSHGQWLAGDAERSDAEERR from the coding sequence GTGCCCGGTACCCCCATCGCTGCACCGCTGGTCGCCATGGTCGGCGGCGGCCAGCTGGCGCGGATGACCCATCAGGCTGCGATCGCCCTGGGCCAGACGCTGCGAGTGTTGGCCGCCGCGCCGGACGACCCCGCCGCTCAGGTCAGCCCGGACGTGGTTGTCGGATCGCACACCGACCTGGATGACCTGCGCCGCGTTGCCGCCGGCGCGGATGTGCTGACCTTCGACCACGAGCACGTCCCCAATGAGCTGCTCGAGAAGCTGGTCGCCGAGGGCGTCAACGTGGCACCACCGCCGCATGCGTTGGTGCACGCCCAGAACAAGCTCGTGATGCGGGAGCGACTTTCCGCGCTGGACGCCCCGGTGCCGCGCTACGCCAGCGTCGATCGCCTCGACGACTTGGACGCGATTGACGCCTTTGCCGCTCGAGTCGGCGGTCCGATCGTGGTCAAGGCGGTGCGCGGCGGCTACGACGGCCGCGGTGTGCGGATGGCCGGCGACTTGGCCCAAGCCCGTGGCATCGCGGGCGAGTTTTTGGCCAGCGGCGTGTCGGTGCTGGTCGAAGAGCGGGTCGAGATGCGTCGCGAGCTCGCCGCGCTGGTGGCGCGCTCGCCGTTCGGTCAGGGCGCGGCCTGGCCGGTGGTGCAGACCGTGCAGCGCGACGGCATCTGCGTCGAGGTCATCGCGCCGGCGCCCGAGCTTGACGACGACCTCGGCGCCGAGGCGCAGCACCTGGCGTTACGGCTCGGGGCCGAACTGGGCGTCGTCGGGGTACTGGCGGTCGAGCTGTTCGAGACCACCGACGGCCGGTTACTGATCAACGAGCTGGCGATGCGGCCGCACAACTCCGGGCACTGGACTATGGATGGCGCCCGTACCAGCCAGTTCGAGCAGCACCTGCGCGCGGTGCTGGACTATCCGCTCGGCGACACCGACGCCACCGTGCCGGTGACGGTGATGGCCAATGTGCTGGGCGCCGCGCAAACGCCGACGATGACGGTCGACGAGCGGCTGCACCATTTGTTCGCGCGGATGCCGGAGGCACGGGTTCACCTCTACGGCAAGGGCGAGCGGCCCGGCCGCAAGATCGGGCACGTCAACTTCCTGGGCTCCGACCCTGCAGACGTGGCGAATCTTCGTGAGCGCGCCGCCCTGGCGGCACACTGGTTGTCACACGGGCAGTGGCTCGCTGGCGACGCAGAGCGCAGCGATGCTGAGGAGCGGCGCTAA
- the purE gene encoding 5-(carboxyamino)imidazole ribonucleotide mutase yields MLRSGAKCKTDGTQMANTSRVGVIMGSDSDWSVMQDAATALDEFEVPFEIGVVSAHRTPGLMLDYARGAADRGIEVIIAGAGGAAHLPGMVASATPLPVIGVPVPLARLDGLDSLLSIVQMPAGVPVATVSIGGARNAGLLAVRILGCSDPGLRSRIVAFQEQLAQTVRAKDADLKSRHGKVTGR; encoded by the coding sequence ATGCTGAGGAGCGGCGCTAAATGCAAGACGGATGGGACTCAGATGGCTAACACGTCCCGGGTCGGGGTGATCATGGGCAGCGACAGCGATTGGTCCGTGATGCAGGACGCCGCCACTGCGCTCGACGAGTTCGAGGTGCCGTTCGAGATCGGCGTGGTCTCGGCGCATCGCACGCCCGGTTTGATGCTCGACTACGCCCGCGGGGCCGCCGACCGTGGCATCGAGGTGATCATCGCCGGCGCGGGTGGCGCCGCCCACCTTCCCGGAATGGTGGCCTCGGCGACGCCGCTGCCGGTCATCGGGGTGCCGGTGCCGCTGGCCCGGCTGGACGGCCTGGATTCGCTGCTGTCGATAGTGCAGATGCCTGCCGGGGTGCCGGTGGCGACGGTGTCGATTGGCGGTGCCCGCAACGCGGGCCTGCTGGCGGTGCGGATTCTGGGGTGCTCCGATCCAGGGTTGCGGTCGCGGATCGTGGCGTTTCAGGAGCAGTTGGCGCAGACGGTGCGAGCCAAGGATGCGGACCTCAAAAGCCGGCACGGTAAAGTTACCGGCCGGTAG
- a CDS encoding acyl-CoA dehydrogenase, with protein sequence MARWAGDPSFDLFQLPEEHQELRAAIRALAEKEIAPYAAEVDEQSRFPEEALSALNAAGFNAVHVPEEYGGQGADSVATCIVIEEVARVDASASLIPAVNKLGTMGLILQGSEELKKQVLPSLAVEGAMASYALSEREAGSDAASMRTRAKADGDDWILNGTKCWITNGGKSTWYTVMAVTDPDKGPNGISAFMVHKDDEGFSIGPKEKKMGIKGSPTTELYFENCRIPGDRIIGEPGTGFKTALQTLDHTRPTVGAQAVGIAQGALDATIAYTKDRKQFGKSISEFQGVQFEIADMAMKVEAARLMVYNAAARAERGEPNLGFISAAAKCFASDTAMDVTESAVQLFGGAGYTTDFPVERFMRDAKITQIYEGTNQIQRVVMSRHVLR encoded by the coding sequence ATGGCTCGGTGGGCCGGAGATCCGTCGTTTGACCTATTCCAACTGCCCGAGGAACACCAAGAACTGCGCGCGGCGATCCGCGCGCTGGCGGAAAAAGAGATCGCACCGTACGCGGCCGAGGTCGACGAGCAGTCCCGGTTCCCCGAGGAGGCGCTGTCGGCACTGAACGCGGCGGGCTTCAATGCGGTGCACGTGCCAGAGGAGTACGGCGGACAGGGCGCGGACTCGGTGGCGACGTGCATCGTGATCGAAGAAGTGGCGCGTGTCGACGCTTCTGCTTCGCTGATCCCGGCCGTAAACAAGCTGGGCACCATGGGCCTGATCCTGCAGGGCTCGGAGGAGCTCAAGAAGCAGGTGTTGCCGTCACTGGCGGTGGAAGGGGCGATGGCGTCCTACGCATTGAGTGAGCGCGAAGCCGGCAGCGACGCGGCATCGATGCGGACCCGAGCCAAAGCCGACGGCGACGACTGGATTCTCAACGGCACCAAGTGCTGGATCACCAACGGCGGCAAATCCACCTGGTACACCGTGATGGCGGTGACCGATCCGGACAAGGGCCCCAACGGTATCTCGGCGTTCATGGTGCACAAGGACGACGAAGGGTTCTCCATCGGGCCCAAGGAAAAGAAGATGGGCATCAAGGGCTCTCCGACCACCGAGCTGTACTTCGAGAACTGCCGCATCCCGGGCGATCGGATCATCGGTGAACCCGGCACAGGGTTCAAGACCGCGTTGCAGACCCTTGATCACACTCGCCCGACCGTCGGTGCGCAGGCCGTGGGTATTGCGCAGGGCGCGTTGGACGCCACGATTGCCTATACCAAGGACCGCAAGCAGTTCGGCAAGTCGATCTCGGAGTTCCAGGGTGTGCAATTCGAGATCGCCGATATGGCGATGAAAGTCGAAGCGGCCCGGCTCATGGTCTACAACGCCGCCGCCCGCGCCGAACGCGGCGAGCCGAATCTCGGATTCATCTCCGCCGCAGCGAAGTGCTTTGCCTCTGACACCGCCATGGATGTGACGGAGTCCGCCGTGCAGCTGTTCGGTGGTGCCGGCTACACCACCGACTTTCCGGTCGAGCGGTTTATGCGCGACGCCAAAATCACCCAGATTTACGAGGGCACCAACCAGATTCAGCGCGTGGTGATGTCACGGCACGTGCTGCGCTGA
- a CDS encoding CaiB/BaiF CoA transferase family protein, protein MPNCNAPKPLDGFRVLDFTQNVAGPLAGQVLADLGAEVIKIEAPGGDAARQITAVLPGRPPLPTYFLPNNRGKKSVTVDLASDEAKQQILRLADTADVLLEAFRPGVMERLGLGPDELRSRNPKLIYARLTAYGGNGPNGDRPGIDLMIQAEAGMTSGMRTPDGKPQLIPFQLVDNASGHVLAQAVLAALLNRERHGVADVVSVAMYDVAVNLQANQLTMHLNRPTGQTPVTKPKPKGRKTVGFASQPSDAFRAADGYVVISAYTPKHWKLLCETIGRPDLLQDERFHDQRSRSIHFAELTEELESTLTTKTAAEWVDLLCGRGLMACLVHTWKEVVDTPLFAENDLALRVGSGEDTITVIRTPARYSTFTAAATDPPPAVGQNNDEYLNAP, encoded by the coding sequence ATGCCAAATTGCAACGCGCCCAAGCCACTTGACGGGTTTCGGGTGCTCGACTTCACCCAGAACGTGGCTGGTCCGCTGGCGGGTCAGGTGCTCGCCGACTTGGGCGCTGAAGTCATCAAGATCGAGGCGCCGGGCGGTGACGCTGCCCGGCAGATCACCGCTGTCCTTCCCGGACGCCCACCGCTGCCCACGTATTTCCTGCCCAACAATCGGGGCAAGAAATCGGTGACCGTCGACCTGGCCTCCGACGAAGCCAAGCAGCAGATCCTGCGACTCGCCGACACCGCCGACGTCCTGCTCGAGGCCTTTCGTCCCGGCGTCATGGAAAGACTCGGGTTAGGTCCCGACGAATTGCGTTCGCGAAACCCGAAACTCATCTATGCGCGGCTAACAGCCTATGGCGGCAACGGCCCCAACGGCGACCGGCCGGGAATCGACCTGATGATTCAGGCGGAGGCCGGCATGACCTCGGGGATGCGCACCCCCGATGGTAAGCCGCAGCTCATCCCGTTCCAGTTGGTCGACAACGCCAGTGGTCACGTGCTGGCCCAGGCAGTGCTCGCCGCTCTGCTCAACCGCGAACGACACGGCGTCGCCGATGTCGTCAGCGTGGCCATGTACGACGTCGCGGTGAACCTGCAAGCCAACCAGCTCACCATGCACCTGAACCGGCCCACCGGCCAGACCCCGGTTACTAAGCCAAAGCCGAAGGGGCGCAAAACTGTTGGCTTCGCCAGCCAGCCATCGGATGCGTTCCGCGCCGCCGACGGGTACGTCGTGATCAGCGCCTACACACCGAAACACTGGAAGCTGCTGTGCGAAACCATCGGTCGCCCGGACCTATTGCAAGACGAGAGGTTCCACGACCAGCGCTCGCGGTCCATCCATTTCGCGGAGCTGACCGAGGAGCTGGAATCCACCCTGACCACTAAGACGGCCGCCGAGTGGGTTGATTTATTGTGCGGCAGAGGGCTAATGGCATGCCTGGTTCACACCTGGAAGGAGGTCGTGGACACTCCGCTCTTCGCGGAAAACGATCTGGCGCTGCGCGTCGGCTCTGGTGAGGACACCATCACGGTGATCCGCACGCCGGCGCGGTACTCCACCTTCACCGCCGCCGCCACCGACCCGCCACCGGCGGTGGGTCAGAACAACGACGAATACCTCAACGCACCGTAG
- a CDS encoding class I SAM-dependent methyltransferase yields MARTDNDTWDLATSVGATATMVAAGRARATRAGLIDDPFAEPLVQAVGIDFFTRWAAGELDAAEVDIADHPWGMQPMTDLLAARTRLIDTFCADAVAAGIRQVVILASGLDARGYRLSWPAGTTVFEIDQPQVLEFKATTVAALGAEPTANLRTVPIDLRHDWPSALQHPGFDANRPTAWIAEGLLAFLPPEAQDRLLDNITALSAGGSRLVAEIFLNSPEWLEVMHAAAQKWYEHGLDAHIDDLWYFGERHDVSTYLDQHGWRTVRTRSSQVLADNGLPVPPPINGETENYYCTAVRGTD; encoded by the coding sequence ATGGCGCGCACCGATAACGACACCTGGGACCTGGCAACGAGCGTGGGGGCCACCGCCACCATGGTGGCCGCGGGCAGAGCCCGCGCCACGAGAGCGGGACTCATCGACGATCCGTTCGCCGAGCCGCTGGTGCAGGCCGTCGGCATCGACTTCTTCACTCGTTGGGCGGCCGGCGAACTGGACGCCGCCGAAGTCGACATCGCCGACCACCCGTGGGGCATGCAGCCGATGACCGATCTGCTGGCCGCACGAACCCGGCTCATCGACACGTTCTGCGCCGATGCGGTGGCGGCGGGTATTCGTCAGGTCGTCATCCTGGCCTCGGGCCTCGACGCCCGCGGCTACCGGCTGTCGTGGCCGGCGGGAACGACCGTGTTCGAGATCGATCAACCGCAAGTCCTGGAGTTCAAGGCCACCACGGTGGCCGCGCTGGGCGCCGAGCCGACCGCCAACCTGCGGACGGTGCCGATCGATCTGCGACACGACTGGCCGTCGGCACTGCAGCACCCAGGGTTCGACGCCAACCGGCCGACGGCCTGGATCGCCGAGGGACTGCTGGCATTCCTGCCGCCGGAAGCCCAGGACCGCCTGCTGGACAACATCACTGCGCTGAGCGCCGGCGGCAGTCGGCTGGTCGCGGAGATCTTCTTGAACTCGCCGGAATGGCTGGAGGTCATGCACGCCGCAGCGCAGAAATGGTACGAGCACGGCCTGGACGCCCACATCGACGACCTCTGGTATTTCGGCGAGCGTCATGACGTCTCGACTTACCTGGACCAGCACGGCTGGCGCACCGTGCGCACCCGCTCCAGCCAGGTGTTGGCCGACAACGGATTACCAGTGCCGCCGCCCATCAACGGCGAGACCGAAAACTACTACTGCACCGCGGTGCGGGGCACAGACTGA
- a CDS encoding DUF732 domain-containing protein translates to MATIAGTSALAIFAALPAIVIGVARADEYSFLEDMESAGFVNQGGNGAEIGVGYHICAEIAAGTSPSQAARELWLDSHLNEYEAAQFVRIAVHDLCPETV, encoded by the coding sequence GTGGCGACAATCGCTGGCACGAGTGCGCTAGCTATCTTCGCCGCTCTACCGGCAATTGTCATAGGAGTAGCCCGCGCCGACGAGTACTCCTTCTTGGAGGACATGGAGTCGGCTGGCTTCGTCAACCAAGGTGGGAACGGCGCCGAAATCGGGGTGGGCTACCACATCTGCGCGGAGATCGCTGCCGGCACATCGCCGTCGCAGGCTGCGCGCGAACTATGGCTGGACAGCCACTTAAACGAGTACGAGGCCGCACAGTTCGTGCGCATCGCGGTCCATGATCTCTGCCCGGAAACCGTGTGA
- a CDS encoding cation transporter has protein sequence MTTPRPTELATPTAPSRDAAWHRAARWARRLAWISLAAMLAEGALGLWQGLAVGSIALTGWALGSAPEALASVMVLWRFTGWRTLSETAERRAQRGVAVSFWLTAPYIAAESVRDLLGGHHAERSVIGIVLTAAALVVMPMLGRAKQRLGAMLGSAATTGEGIQNHLCGAQAAAVLVGLVVTAAWPGGWWLDPAVGLTIAAVAVWQGVRSWHGDDCGC, from the coding sequence GTGACCACCCCTCGTCCCACTGAGCTCGCCACGCCGACGGCGCCGTCCCGGGATGCGGCCTGGCATAGGGCTGCGCGATGGGCCAGGCGGCTGGCGTGGATCAGCCTGGCCGCGATGCTGGCCGAGGGTGCGCTGGGGCTGTGGCAAGGGCTTGCCGTCGGGTCTATCGCGTTGACCGGATGGGCGCTGGGCAGCGCGCCGGAGGCCCTGGCCAGCGTGATGGTGCTGTGGCGGTTCACCGGGTGGCGCACGCTGTCCGAGACCGCCGAACGACGCGCCCAGCGCGGGGTGGCGGTGTCGTTTTGGCTGACCGCCCCCTACATCGCCGCTGAATCAGTGCGCGACCTGCTTGGTGGGCATCACGCTGAGCGGTCGGTGATCGGCATCGTCTTGACGGCCGCCGCGTTGGTGGTGATGCCGATGCTGGGCCGGGCCAAGCAGCGACTCGGCGCGATGCTGGGTTCGGCGGCCACCACTGGTGAAGGAATTCAGAACCACTTGTGCGGTGCGCAGGCGGCCGCGGTGCTGGTCGGCCTGGTGGTCACCGCCGCGTGGCCCGGCGGTTGGTGGTTGGACCCCGCGGTCGGGTTGACGATCGCCGCGGTCGCGGTGTGGCAGGGTGTGCGCTCCTGGCACGGCGACGACTGCGGCTGCTGA
- a CDS encoding GAF and ANTAR domain-containing protein — MNEDLHSLSRELAEVGRLVDDDDVTSVVDRMVRRAVRTIPGCEHATVTVEVSPGKLETVYGGEITALAHTADEPRPWPGPILDAVRYREPRRIEDAETEQRWPGFPERMRQAGFRSCLALPLPAYRRPSVGCTLFSPRPNQFTEHVMDLVMLFALHAGTTFDNAALYNDSRQLVDHLHSALATRDLIGQAKGLLMRHYSCDPDAAFDMLRRVSQHRNVKIRHLAAELVEAHRQGRLEPLLHTWFEEHPDFAAAT, encoded by the coding sequence ATGAATGAGGACTTGCACTCGTTGTCGCGAGAGCTGGCCGAGGTGGGCCGGCTCGTCGACGACGACGATGTGACCAGCGTGGTCGACCGGATGGTCAGACGCGCTGTGCGCACCATCCCTGGCTGTGAACACGCGACGGTGACCGTGGAGGTCAGCCCGGGAAAACTGGAAACCGTGTACGGCGGTGAGATCACCGCGCTGGCGCACACTGCGGACGAACCTCGCCCCTGGCCAGGCCCGATTCTGGACGCTGTGCGCTACCGCGAGCCGCGCCGAATCGAGGATGCCGAGACCGAACAGCGCTGGCCCGGGTTTCCGGAGCGGATGCGGCAGGCTGGGTTTCGCAGTTGCCTGGCATTGCCGCTACCGGCGTATCGCCGGCCGTCGGTTGGATGCACGCTGTTCTCGCCTCGCCCCAACCAGTTCACCGAGCACGTGATGGACCTGGTAATGCTGTTCGCTTTGCACGCCGGTACCACATTCGACAATGCCGCCCTCTACAACGATTCACGACAGCTGGTCGACCACTTGCATTCGGCGTTGGCCACGCGAGATCTGATCGGGCAGGCCAAAGGGCTGCTGATGCGCCATTACTCCTGTGACCCGGATGCTGCGTTCGATATGTTGCGGCGCGTTTCCCAGCATCGCAACGTCAAGATTCGGCATCTGGCCGCCGAGCTGGTCGAGGCGCACCGACAGGGCAGGCTCGAACCGTTGTTGCACACCTGGTTCGAGGAGCATCCCGACTTCGCAGCGGCGACCTAA